One region of Rattus norvegicus strain BN/NHsdMcwi chromosome 13, GRCr8, whole genome shotgun sequence genomic DNA includes:
- the Teddm1b gene encoding similar to putative membrane protein Re9: MGNGKFGGHFYPGLYIFFYGLYQATLLSKAMVVSDSPVCVSYLPKNKNRCSKLRISYGGLLKIVTGSLLTSYVVFCLDDGMVLINKEMPPRFMYPQEWQHLTMFILLTLDGCVDVMSKSALRQRLVLLERGATTLGIYVLLLLLVSHVQVSSKVELQVHSLLILVVFLLMLVLTAELWAPEMVHLWVIETFLFLTMGSWLMQAAFILFRPVSGFPWKDDDISDIMFVTTFFCWHVMINALCMLGIYGISSFWHRCYRPGLRMMGSKEALYHKSSEGSFYKLLQESEQQDRDDQAPLLSKSSP, encoded by the coding sequence ATGGGGAATGGGAAGTTTGGCGGCCATTTCTACCCAGGTttatacattttcttctatggACTGTATCAGGCAACCCTGCTCTCCAAGGCCATGGTAGTCAGTGACTCTCCCGTGTGTGTGTCCTACCTTCCTAAGAATAAAAACAGATGTTCCAAGCTGAGAATATCTTATGGAGGCTTGCTGAAGATAGTGACGGGTTCCCTCTTAACGTCTTATGTGGTCTTTTGTCTTGATGATGGGATGGTGTTGATCAACAAAGAGATGCCTCCAAGGTTTATGTACCCTCAAGAGTGGCAGCACCTCACCATGTTCATCCTCCTCACCCTTGATGGCTGTGTAGACGTCATGAGCAAGAGTGCGCTGAGGCAGAGGTTGGTGCTTCTCGAAAGAGGCGCCACCACGCTGGGCATCTAcgtgctcctgctgctgctggtgtctCATGTTCAGGTCTCGTCAAAGGTGGAGCTGCAGGTTCACTCTCTCCTCATCTTGGTGGTGTTCCTGCTGATGCTGGTGTTGACCGCCGAGCTGTGGGCTCCTGAGATGGTCCACCTCTGGGTGATAGAGACCTTTCTGTTCCTGACGATGGGCTCATGGCTGATGCAGGCAGCCTTCATTCTGTTTAGACCAGTCTCCGGCTTCCCGTGGAAGGATGATGACATCAGTGACATCATGTTTGTCACCACGTTCTTCTGCTGGCACGTGATGATCAACGCCTTATGCATGCTGGGAATCTATGGCATCTCTTCCTTTTGGCACCGTTGTTACAGACCCGGCTTGAGGATGATGGGGTCCAAGGAAGCGCTGTATCACAAGAGCTCTGAAGGAAGCTTCTACAAGCTGCTGCAGGAGTCAGAGCAGCAGGACAGAGATGACCAGGCTCCTCTCCTTTCAAAGAGCTCTCCGTGA